Part of the Dokdonella sp. genome, GGCGTTCACTGCCGCCCCAGTTGCGCAGGGACTGCGCAACCAGCGGATGATTCGCGCCGAGCAGGGACTCGCGCAGCGCCAGCGCGCGCTGATGGTACTCGGCGGCCTCCTCGTGCTGGCCGCGCATCGCCGCGATCACGCCCAGGTCGTTGTCGATCTGCGCCAGCCGGGTGTGCCGCGCCCCCAGGCGTTCCAACTCGATCACGCGCACCTGCCGCAGGGTGTCCTGCGCAGCGACCAGGTCACCACGTACCTGTTGCAGGTTGCCGAGAGCATACAGGTCATGAGCGACGGCGGCACCGTGCCCGCCCTCGCGCGCGCGATCCAGAACCAGAGCCTGATCGATCGCCTCCTCGGCCGCATCGAATCGACCTTCGGCCTCATCGATGCCGGCCTGAACCAGAAGCAGCCGTCTGCGTCCGGCCTGGTCGTCAGCCTGTGCCAGGAGTGCCCCGGCCGCGTGCAGGTCGGCACGTGCGCGCTCGATGCGACCATCGCGCAGCAACAGTTCGGCCCGATCCAGCAGCAATGCCACGCGGTCGTGCCGGGGCAGCGCAGCTGCGTCGCCATCGTTGAGGACACTATCCAGACTGCGCACGCCATAGTCGTGATCGCCAAGCTTGGCCGACAGCGCGGCGATGCTGCGCACAAGCTCGCTGCGCAGCGCCGGTGAGCCGGCGAAAGCACTGATCGCGCGATCACCACCGAGACGCAGCAGCGTGCTGGCGGTGATGGCGGCCCGACCGCTGGCATCGGGATCACCAAGCTCGAACAGGCTCAGCAGGAACTCCTTGGTCTGGGTCGCGCGTGCGGCTTCGATCTGCGCCCGCCGCGCTTCCGACAGGGCATACAGCACGGTTCCCGCCAGAGCCGCCACGGCGACCGCGGCAATCGCCACCGGCAACTGATAGCGGCGCAGGAAGCGACCGATGCGGTAGCTCCACACGCCACGTCGTGCCTGCACCGGCTGAAACGCCAGATGGCGGCGAATGTCGGACGCCAAGGCGTCGACCGATCCGTAACGGCGCCTCGGCTCCTTGGCCAGGGCGCGCAGGACGATGGCGTCGATGTCACCGCGTACCCCGGCCGCCGAAATTGGGCGATCGCTGGGCGTCATCCCCGAGGGTGCCATCACCTCGCGTTCGAGCACGGCCCGGAGCTCGGACACATTGGAACCGCTGGCCGCACGGGCATCGGCGAATGGCGTGTCGCCGACGATCAGCGTGTACAACAGCACACCCAGGCTCCACACGTCCGCGCTGACCGAGGCCGGTTCGCCGAGGATCTGTTCCGGCGCCGCGTAGGCCGGGGTCAGTGCACGCCACTGGGTGTGGGTCTGCTCGCCATCGTCGATCGCCTTGGCGATACCGAAATCGAGCAGACGCACACGACCGTCCTGGTCCACCAGGATGTTCGACGGCTTGATGTCGCGATGCACGATCAGCTGCCCATGCGCATACTGCACTGCATCGCAGACGTCGACCAGCAGACGCAGGCATGCGCGCAAGCCCAGCTTCCGTTCGCTGCAGTAGCGGTCGATCGGGATGCCGTACACGCGCTCCATCGCGAACCACGGCTGGCCATTGTCGGCAATGCCGGAATCGATCAGGCGAGCGATGCCTGGATGTTCCAGCCGCGCCAGCAGGCGCCGCTCTTCGAGGAAGCGTCGATGCCGCTCGACGCTGTCCAGGCTTGCCGGCAGCAGCTTGAGCGCCACGTGCTGGCACAGGTCCTGGACATCGCGGCTTGCGGCATAGACCACACCCATGCCGCCGCGCCCGAGCATGCCGGTGATTCGGAATGGTCCGACCTTGTCGCCGACCGCGAGTTCGGATGCAGACACCGCCGGTCCGACCCGGTCGATCCAGGTCGGGCCGCCGGCGACCGCCGCCAGCAACTGGCGCAAACTGTCGGCATCGTCGGAATCGAGCTTCAAACCCGCCATCCAGGCCGCCCGCTGACCCTCCGGCAGTTCCAGCGCCTGGTCGAGCAGCGCCGACAGATGCGGCCAGCGTTCAGGCCGTATGGCCATCGTCACCTCCCTGCAAGGTGATGGCCAGCACTGCCCGCGCCTTCTGCCAGTCGCGTCGCACGGTGCGCTCGGATTGTCCGGTCAATGCCGCGATTTCAGTCAGTTCCAGTCCGGCGAAGATGCGCAGCTCCGCCACCTGCGCAAGACGCGCATCCAGCTGCTGCAAGTGATCGAAGGCTGCCGCCGCATCGAGCAACTCGTCCGGCCACGGCAGCGCCTGTGGCGAGATCGGACCGACATCGATCGGCGGCGTTCGTTGCTGCGCGTTGCGGCGACGCAATTGGTCGATGACGATCTGACGCATGGCCTTGGCCGCCGTGGCGTAGAAGTGCTTGCGGTTGGCATAGCCTTCCAAACCATCTCCGGCCAGACGCAAGTAGCTCTCATGCACCAGGCCGGTGGTGTCGAGCGTGGCGCCGCGGCCCAAGGCACCGATGCGGGCCCGGGCGATCAGCCGCAGCTCCTGGTAGACCCGCTGCCACAGGCGCTCGCCGGCCACGGCATCACCGGCCGCCCATGCGGTGATCAGGTGGGTCAGATCGTGCGAGCACGCCACGGCACGGGCCTTGCGACGATTGCCGACTGCGCGAGCATACGCCCGTCGGATGCGCGTGCCGTACCGGAGCACTGCGGCACAGCGGCGCAGCGGATATCCGCCCCCCGGCCGACTTCCGTACCCACCCGGCGTGCCATCCGAGCGCAGACCGGAGCCGAGTTCATGCCGCAACAGGCAGACAGGCCGACCCTGCAACCCGTCGCTCATCGGAAAGCGCCATGCCGGCCACCGGCGTGATGGCGGGGGCTTGCCTCACGAGGTTCGACTGGCGCGAACAAGGGTTGGCGGGACAGTTTGAGCCACGCCGCCATGGCGAACCCATGGCAATTGGCAGCGACTGTGTTGCCGTGCCCTGCTTCAGTCGTCGAAGGCGTGATCGAAGATCAGGTCGAGTTTCGCGCGCACCATCGTCACATAGCCATTGCCGGTCGAGTTGTCCTCGAAGAAAGTGCGGCCAAGCATCACGAGGCCGGAGCCGGTGTAGGCCATGGCGTGCATCTGGTCGTAGTCGTCACTCTGGCCTGCGCTTTCCGGATCGACAATCGTGAAGCTGTTCCAGCCATTGTGGCCGAATGCCGTGTCGATCGACCCGTCACTGAACGTGCGGATCAGGGTGAACCGCGTGCGATGCGTGAACGGCGCGGCGATCGGGAACGATATCGCTCCGATCTGGATGCGCCGATTCGGCAGCAGCGCCAACCCATCGCGCTGCTCGAAAAACGGAAAGATGCTGCCCATGCCGCTGAGCATGAAAAGGCGGATGCCGAACGAGGGCACCACCTCTCCGGAGCTGTCCAGCCGCATCAGCATGCGGCAACAGTTCGAGTCTCCCGAGCTGCCGATCCCGGAAACGACCAGGCTGCCATCGGCATCGAGCGCCATGGCCGTGGCGTAGAGCAGATCGTCCCCGGGCCGTGGCGCGATATCGACGATGCCATCGCCACTCCATGACGGATCGAGCGCGCCGGCCTCGGTGTACTGAGCCACGATGAGACTGGGGCCGAATACGTTGCCGCGCGAGCCACCGACGAGAATTCGACGATCCGGGCGCAGGACAAGCGCATAGAGATCGGCGGTGCCGTTGGTCGTCGGCACGACGACCTCGACGCGACCGTCGATGCCGAAGCCGGGATCAAGCACACCCTGTGCATCGAATCGGTAAATCGCAAGCTCCGCCCCCTCCTTGCCGGCCAGCACGAAGCGTCCGGCCGAATCACGCGCAAGGCCGGCTGCGCGGAAACCATGCGGTGGCATGTTGCCGGCGCCGAATGTGGTATCGACGCTGCCATCGCCACGCACGTGAACCAGGCAGTTCGATGCCCACACGATCGCACCCTCCGCGCCATCGTCCAGCAGCATCACGTTGCGCGAATCACCGCAGGCCGGCACCGTGATACGGCCGTCGCCATGGCCGCCCAACGCGTCCGGCGAGCCGTTCGCCAGCATGCGCCCGACCCAGACGCTGCCGTCATCCATTGGCGCCGCCCACAGGAAGCGTCCGTCCGGAAGCATGGCCAGATCGCCCGTCGGTCGGCTGCCATGGCCGCCCTGATCGCTGGGTCGGGTCAGGGCAACCTGGCCGCCGTTGCCAAAGGAAGAATCCACCTCACCATCGAAAGGCAGGGCCGCCGACGCGGACAGTCCCACGAGCACGACGACCAATCCAAGGATGCAGCGCATGCGAAGCTCCCCGAGGTACAGGACAGGCATGGCAGCTTAGTGTCCGGCGGGCTGAATCGGGTTGCATGGGAGTCGGCTACGGGCCGCGAACAACGAAGCGCTGCGCGCTGCTGCGAACTCGTGCGAACCGGATCGAAAAGCCTGCCGATGTGCCATTCGGCACCGGACGTTCGAACAGGTTCAAAGTGGTAACCGCACCGGCGCGCAGGGAGCTGGTGCGGCAGATGACAACGAAGGGGTTGAGCGAGCGCCGCGCCCTGGCGCAGGGCCGGGTCTGACCCCGCCAGGGTCGTGGAGGGCATCGGACCGATCCCGACACAAGGCATCTCGTATGACCGATCGTGGCCCTGCCGCATGACCTGCCGGTGCGCGCTCCTCTACGATGGGAGCGACGGCGACGGTCTTGCGTCGGCACTTTGGGCTGCAACGCCGTCGCCATCGCCGATCGCGCCCCCGGGCGCACTCTTGAAGGAGCCTGAACATGTCTCGCATCGCGCATCTGCTGAGCGGCATCGCAATCGCTGCCACGACGCTGGGCCTGACCACACCCGCCCAGGCGCAGCAAACGATCGAATGCCGCTCCAATAACTACGGTTACAACGAGTGCTATGCGGGCGACCTGTCGTCCCCGCAGCTGATCCACCAGACCTCCAGCAGCGCCTGCATCGTCAACCGCAGCTGGGGATTCAACCCGCGCCAGGGCTATATCTGGGTCAATGAAGGTTGCTCCGGCGTGTTTGCCGACGTTGGTGGCTACCACCATGGACGCGGCGATACCTGGGACCAGGGGGCGCGCCACTACGATGACCGAGGTCACGATGCCGGCGCCATCGTTGGCGGCATGGTGTTGGGCGCCATGCTGGGCGCAGCGGCCCGCGACGATCACGACGCGCACCGGCATGCGCGCGACCGCCGCTCGGAAGAGATCGACACCCGCCCGCAGTTCGACCGCGACGGTAACCCCAATTTCGACGTCCACGGCAACTATCAGGGCTGCCACGGCCTGGGCTGTCAGGTCGACAACCCAGACCGTTGAGCGCCGCCCGAATACCCCATCCGCGGAGAAACGACATGACCCAACCAAACCGAGTTCTTTTTCGCCTGGCCGCCGGACTGAGCGCCGCACTGGCGCTGCAAGCGGCGCACGCCGCCGACGACCCCTGCTTTCAGAAGGCCCAGTCGCAGGCCGCACTGAACCAGTGCGCCAGCGCCGCCTACCAGCGCGCCGACGCCGACCTCAACCGGCTCTACCGGCTCATGACGGCGCGCCTGAGCACAGACGACGCGGCGCGCAAGCGTCTGGTCGATGCGCAACGCAAGTGGCTGCAGTTTCGCGATGCCGAATGCGCTTTCCAAACCATTCGCACGGTCGGCGGCAGCGTCCAGCCCATGAACGTCAGCAGTTGCCTGACCGATCTGACGCGCGAGCGGGTGACGGACCTGCAAAAGCACCTGGACTGCGCGCGCGTCATGGGTGAAGGGGGCGCCTGCGCCGTGCCGCCGCAGAGCTGAACTCCGCCCCCATCGCGGGCGGCCCATCCCGGCCGCCCGCCGTTGCGCGCATGCCTTCGGCCGCAGTCCTGAGCCACGACATCTACCCCCACATCCGGGTGGTGCCGGGTGAACCGGAACGACCAATTCGGACGGCTGGCGAAGTCCGCAGGAACCCCCAACAACACGCGGGAACCGGCGCAAACAGACAAGAAAAAGCCCCAACTGACAACAGTTGGGGCTTCAGTATTGGTGGTGGACAGAGGCCGGTCCAATTCCGTCTCTCTCACTCGAATAGCAATGCAGCGGGCGTGAGCGGCAATGGGCGGATCAAAGAACCGCTTCCAGTCCCTTGCGCTCAAGGATGTCCAGCAGTTTCTGCGACGGCCCGCTGGGGCGCTTGTCGCCCACCTCCCACTTGCGGACGGTGGACGTGCTGGTGTTCAGAACACTGGCCAGCACGGCCTGGCTCAGGTGCAATCGCTCGCGCAGCGCCTTGATCTTTTCGGCGTCGTAGTCCTGTACCGGCTCCAGGCACAGCGCGTCGTATTTCTGCATCTTGCGCTTGTCGATGAATCCCAGGCGATGCAGATCGCTGGCCGATTCGTGAACGGCTTCGAGGATGCGGCTCTTGGTCTTGGTGGTCATTGGCAAATCTCCTGCAAAGCGCCGTCGGCAACGGCTTCATCCAGTTGCTGACCTGTCCGCGCCAGCAGGTCGGCGGCGAGGATCTGCAAGCCTTCGAGCTCCTCGTCGCTGACGTTCGCCCGCTCGTTCTTCTCGAAGCCGAACACGAAGAACCAACGGTTGCCCTTGTTGGTGGCGACCAGCGTGCGCACGCCGCCACGCTTGCCGCGCCCCGCCAACCCGACACGTTTCTTCACCACGCTGCCGCCGAGGTCAGCGTCGATCAGGCCGGCCGCCATCTCCTGAACGGCCTTGCACAGGACGGCATCGGTGAGCTCCGTCTTGCGCATCCATCGCTGGAAGTGGCGAGTCTTGAATACACGCGTCATCGGGTGTATTGTGCCACCGAGTGGCATAGATTGTCTACCAACCTGTTCCGACGCCCTACTCAGCCAACATCACAACTCAAAACTGCCTACGGCCGGCGCACCCGAATCGACGCGATACCCCATCGCCCGATAGCCGCGCTGGCGTTTGTCCCACATCCGCAGCAAGGCCGGATGCCCCGTGTCGACGAGATCGATGATGCGCACGTCGGTCTTGCTGGCGTGGTCCCGGTGCAGGCGACCGGCGTATTGCTGCAGCGTGCCTTTCCACGAGACCGGCATCGCCAGCACCAAGGTGTCCAGTGGTGGGTGGTCGAAGCCTTCGCCGACCAGCATGCCGGTGGCCAGCAACACGCGCGGCGCGCCCGGCGACAAGGCATCGAGCGCAGTGATCAGCGCGGCGCGCTGCCTCTTTGACATTCGGCCGTGCAACACGAGCGGCTGCGGCACCTGACCCGCCAACGCGGCGCGAATGGCGTCGATGTGCTCGGTGCGCTCGGTCAACGCCAGCACCTTGCGGCCTTGCCGGAAGGCGTCGGTGATCGCACTGGCGATGGCTGCCGTGCGGGCCGCGTCTTGTGCCAGATGCCGGAACACATCCTGGATGCCCGCCTCCGCTGGCAGAGCGATCGGCGACTCGATGAACTGCGGCGTGACCGCCAGATCGTGCGGCGCCTCAAGCGGCTGCGCCGCCTTGTGCCGGGTCGGTCCGCATTGCATGAAGATGATGGGCTGTTGCCCATCGCGGCGAATCGGCGTTGCCGTCAGGCCGACCACGTGTTTCGCCTTTGCACGCCGCAGGATGGCATCGAAGGACGCTGCACCGACATGGTGGCATTCGTCAACGATCACCTGCCCGTAGCTTTCCACCAGTGGATCGACATCGCCTTGACGCGAAAGCGATTGCATCACCGCGATATCGATCTGGCCGGTGGGCTTGTTCTTGCCGCCGGGGCGTAGCCAGACTTGCCGCTGGTCTTGCTTTCCCAGCGGATCGGATACACATTCATGCGACCGCGAAACAACGTTCGGAACAGCGCCACCTTCTCGTCGGTGGTCAGCCGAGAGAGCTCCGCAACCGTCTGCGTCTGCGTCTGCGTCGGCAAGCGCCACGCGATGCCGTGCGCGTCCAGCAGTGCGGTCAGGCGCGGGTTCTCGGCGTGCAGCGATGTCAATGCATCGGTGTCGATCATGCCAAGACCGCTTCTTGAGCAGCGGCATCGCTCGCAGCGCCCCTGCATGCCTGCGCAGACGGCCCACGCGAGAAGCACCCATCGAGACTGCCGCAAGCAGGCAGGATGAGCTTACGTCGCTGCAGGCAGAACGGCAGCACCCACAACCGCAGTCCTGACGATTTCGCAAACTCGAACACTGGCAGTGCCTTGTGCAAGGCATCCGTTTTTGGGTAGATCAGCACCACGTCCCCCTGGCCGTCGAGGTAGTTCTGGCCATAGGCGTGGAGTTGGTAGAAGTCGCCCTGATCCAGGCCGTATTTGTCTGAACCCGTCGCCTGCTGGCCATCGATCAGCTTCCACTTGGTATCCAGCACCAGACGATTGGCCTTCACCGCCTGCACCAGCAGATCGGGTTTCAGGCGGAACCAGTTCTGTTCGAGGTGCCTGACCAAGGAAAGGCTGCGGGCCTGCGTGCGCAGCGTAAAGCCCTGCCGAATTTGCCGTGCAAGGTGCTTGGCGACGAAGGACTCGAACACCGCCTCCATCGGAAACAGCAGAGACGGCGCTTGATGACCGCCCCCGCCCGTGAGCGGTGATTGATCTTCAAGGATCAACCGAGCCCACGCCAACGCCCCTTCGTAATGCGCCATGCCTCGATCCAGGCGCACGCGCTGAAAGTCCGTGGCGGGGTGTTCCGATGCCGGCACGTCGGCAAACACGAAACACAGCTCGCGCGCCAGTTGCTGGTTGGCCTGCGAGGCTGTCCAGGTGAGCACTCGTTTGAGCGCCGCGTGCAGCAAACGGTTCTCCGGTCGGTTGGGCGAGAACTCATCGAACTCGGCAAAGAAACGGTCACGCCGACACAGGTTGTGCCGCAGGTGTGCCGCCATTTGCAGCTTGCCGCGCAGGGCAAACAGGTTGTCTTGCTGCGCCCTGTAATCGCTGCGCAGGCCCCGTTTGACGAGATGCTCAACAGCACGAAGGAATTCCGCGATGAACACTTCCAGCAAGGGCATGCGGGTAGCGAACAGCTTGGCGCTGTCGGTCTGGATGTGGCGAAAGCCGCCCAGGCAGCGCAGCATTTCGATCAGCAACTGACGCGCCTCGACATCGCCCCCGCCAATGGCTTTGCCGACTTTGGGCAGCACTTCGATCTGGTAGCCGTCCGGGGCCCGTATCACCCCGACGAAGTTGGTCACCTGTACGGCGCGTCGCCCACGTCGCTGGGTCAAGCGCAACCAGGGCGTTTCACCCACCTCGGCCAGACGCAGCGCCTGCGCTTCCAGCCAGGCAAACACCTGCGGCGGCACCGTGCGCAGTCCCGCGCCATCGGTGACACCGGCGGCGGCAGCCACCAGCGCCTCGAATTCGTAGATCGGGGCGTGCGCCATGCGTCCCCCTCAAGCCAAGGACTGATAGATGCCGAGGTAGGCGGCCGGGTTGGCGAATGCCGAGGGCTGGGGTTGATGGCGGCGCTGGGTGGTGTAGCTGTCCAGGCCGTGATCGTCGCCAAACAGGTCATTCAATGCCTGCTCGTGGGCATCGCTCTCGGTGATGAACTGGGCGGCATCGGGCTTCTGGTTGTCGCCCAGTACCAGCCGAATCTTGCGCCAGTCCTCGAAGAAGTATTCCTCCAACAAGGGCAACACGCGATTGCGAAAGGTATCGGCCAGGGCCCCGAACCGCTGCGCGCCATCCGTCGTGCTCCACAGGTGGGTGAAGTAGGCGTGGCCGATGCAGTGGTCGCGGTCGTACAAGGCCTCGATGCGTTCGTTGATGCGCTCCAGCATCCGGCGTACGTCGATCTCTCCAGCGTCCGTGGTCACTACCAAGCCGGCCAGCGGCGCGCTGTGCGGCTCATCGGGTACTTTCACGGCGCGCGTGTCAGGCAGCAGCGACACGAAATCAAAACGGCGGCGCAGCGCCGTATCCAGCAACGCCAGCGAACGATCCGCCGTGTTCATCGTGCCGATGATGTCCACATTGGCAGGCACCGAAAATCTCTCGCCCGAATAGGCCAACGTCAGTTCAATAGGCGGCTTGCTGCCATCCTGCGGGTCGCGCTTGTCCGGTTCGATCAGAGTGATCAGCTCGCCGAAGATCTTGCTGATATTGCCCCGGTTGATTTCGTCGATGACCATGGCAAAGCGCTGGTCGGGCGCCTGCCGGGCCCTACGGCACAGCTCCTTGAACGCGCCGGGGCGAATTTCGTATTCCACTTCGCCTGCCTCGGCGTCGCCATTCAGCACGGGGCGCAAGCCCTCGACGAACTCCTCGTAGCCGTAGGACTGGTGAAAGGTCACGAAGCTGTAGCGCTGCACCGTGGCGGTGTCCTGCTGGCCTGCCTTGAGCTGATCGACCAAGCTGATCAAGTCGGCGCAGGCATCCTGCCAGTCACCCTCG contains:
- a CDS encoding serine/threonine-protein kinase, giving the protein MAIRPERWPHLSALLDQALELPEGQRAAWMAGLKLDSDDADSLRQLLAAVAGGPTWIDRVGPAVSASELAVGDKVGPFRITGMLGRGGMGVVYAASRDVQDLCQHVALKLLPASLDSVERHRRFLEERRLLARLEHPGIARLIDSGIADNGQPWFAMERVYGIPIDRYCSERKLGLRACLRLLVDVCDAVQYAHGQLIVHRDIKPSNILVDQDGRVRLLDFGIAKAIDDGEQTHTQWRALTPAYAAPEQILGEPASVSADVWSLGVLLYTLIVGDTPFADARAASGSNVSELRAVLEREVMAPSGMTPSDRPISAAGVRGDIDAIVLRALAKEPRRRYGSVDALASDIRRHLAFQPVQARRGVWSYRIGRFLRRYQLPVAIAAVAVAALAGTVLYALSEARRAQIEAARATQTKEFLLSLFELGDPDASGRAAITASTLLRLGGDRAISAFAGSPALRSELVRSIAALSAKLGDHDYGVRSLDSVLNDGDAAALPRHDRVALLLDRAELLLRDGRIERARADLHAAGALLAQADDQAGRRRLLLVQAGIDEAEGRFDAAEEAIDQALVLDRAREGGHGAAVAHDLYALGNLQQVRGDLVAAQDTLRQVRVIELERLGARHTRLAQIDNDLGVIAAMRGQHEEAAEYHQRALALRESLLGANHPLVAQSLRNWGGSERQRGHLDQAGSMYRRALDILLATWGPDHPETGLAHNALAVLSFGRGDMTAARAHLLDALAVFRQQPGSPPMLANLELNLAGIDARSGDWQAAHDGYEAALLRLLELYGEDHVLVAAALSGRASMAILRGEPERASVDLDWIEAIHARVYTGDHLDRWLVAASRARCLILLGRHGQAAAIVATLRPKLEATLPPDHLHRQELELIQAELELANGDFDAARQRTSAVLEQRWVMRDRYPYGVADAALALARIESARGRRAAAFDLVRQSDAVFPPDRLPATRAALRARLVAAGD
- a CDS encoding ECF-type sigma factor; protein product: MSDGLQGRPVCLLRHELGSGLRSDGTPGGYGSRPGGGYPLRRCAAVLRYGTRIRRAYARAVGNRRKARAVACSHDLTHLITAWAAGDAVAGERLWQRVYQELRLIARARIGALGRGATLDTTGLVHESYLRLAGDGLEGYANRKHFYATAAKAMRQIVIDQLRRRNAQQRTPPIDVGPISPQALPWPDELLDAAAAFDHLQQLDARLAQVAELRIFAGLELTEIAALTGQSERTVRRDWQKARAVLAITLQGGDDGHTA
- a CDS encoding DUF3011 domain-containing protein; amino-acid sequence: MSRIAHLLSGIAIAATTLGLTTPAQAQQTIECRSNNYGYNECYAGDLSSPQLIHQTSSSACIVNRSWGFNPRQGYIWVNEGCSGVFADVGGYHHGRGDTWDQGARHYDDRGHDAGAIVGGMVLGAMLGAAARDDHDAHRHARDRRSEEIDTRPQFDRDGNPNFDVHGNYQGCHGLGCQVDNPDR
- a CDS encoding lysozyme inhibitor LprI family protein produces the protein MTQPNRVLFRLAAGLSAALALQAAHAADDPCFQKAQSQAALNQCASAAYQRADADLNRLYRLMTARLSTDDAARKRLVDAQRKWLQFRDAECAFQTIRTVGGSVQPMNVSSCLTDLTRERVTDLQKHLDCARVMGEGGACAVPPQS
- a CDS encoding DNA-binding transcriptional regulator translates to MTTKTKSRILEAVHESASDLHRLGFIDKRKMQKYDALCLEPVQDYDAEKIKALRERLHLSQAVLASVLNTSTSTVRKWEVGDKRPSGPSQKLLDILERKGLEAVL
- a CDS encoding type II toxin-antitoxin system RelE/ParE family toxin, with the translated sequence MTRVFKTRHFQRWMRKTELTDAVLCKAVQEMAAGLIDADLGGSVVKKRVGLAGRGKRGGVRTLVATNKGNRWFFVFGFEKNERANVSDEELEGLQILAADLLARTGQQLDEAVADGALQEICQ
- a CDS encoding helicase-related protein — translated: MVGLTATPIRRDGQQPIIFMQCGPTRHKAAQPLEAPHDLAVTPQFIESPIALPAEAGIQDVFRHLAQDAARTAAIASAITDAFRQGRKVLALTERTEHIDAIRAALAGQVPQPLVLHGRMSKRQRAALITALDALSPGAPRVLLATGMLVGEGFDHPPLDTLVLAMPVSWKGTLQQYAGRLHRDHASKTDVRIIDLVDTGHPALLRMWDKRQRGYRAMGYRVDSGAPAVGSFEL
- a CDS encoding McrC family protein, translated to MAHAPIYEFEALVAAAAGVTDGAGLRTVPPQVFAWLEAQALRLAEVGETPWLRLTQRRGRRAVQVTNFVGVIRAPDGYQIEVLPKVGKAIGGGDVEARQLLIEMLRCLGGFRHIQTDSAKLFATRMPLLEVFIAEFLRAVEHLVKRGLRSDYRAQQDNLFALRGKLQMAAHLRHNLCRRDRFFAEFDEFSPNRPENRLLHAALKRVLTWTASQANQQLARELCFVFADVPASEHPATDFQRVRLDRGMAHYEGALAWARLILEDQSPLTGGGGHQAPSLLFPMEAVFESFVAKHLARQIRQGFTLRTQARSLSLVRHLEQNWFRLKPDLLVQAVKANRLVLDTKWKLIDGQQATGSDKYGLDQGDFYQLHAYGQNYLDGQGDVVLIYPKTDALHKALPVFEFAKSSGLRLWVLPFCLQRRKLILPACGSLDGCFSRGPSAQACRGAASDAAAQEAVLA
- a CDS encoding AAA family ATPase; protein product: MQSTKQGGYQGGQKGWTPNYRSTFKLVPPHDLPEFESTLLKPFFGTDLAELAALAGEPIEAASLGDGAAPPQVATPGTGNKRNATCFNRIYYGPPGTGKTYTLMQLLKRDYETQASSVSIEEWRTQIIAERIAALTWWEAVAAALYDLGKRASVSQLLEHRFVKAVAARSSSRNIRAAVWANLQSHTVEESKTVKYKRRTAPAIFDKQNDSIWHLEGDWQDACADLISLVDQLKAGQQDTATVQRYSFVTFHQSYGYEEFVEGLRPVLNGDAEAGEVEYEIRPGAFKELCRRARQAPDQRFAMVIDEINRGNISKIFGELITLIEPDKRDPQDGSKPPIELTLAYSGERFSVPANVDIIGTMNTADRSLALLDTALRRRFDFVSLLPDTRAVKVPDEPHSAPLAGLVVTTDAGEIDVRRMLERINERIEALYDRDHCIGHAYFTHLWSTTDGAQRFGALADTFRNRVLPLLEEYFFEDWRKIRLVLGDNQKPDAAQFITESDAHEQALNDLFGDDHGLDSYTTQRRHQPQPSAFANPAAYLGIYQSLA